In Larimichthys crocea isolate SSNF chromosome VII, L_crocea_2.0, whole genome shotgun sequence, the genomic stretch TTAATGTAATTGGGCTCTGTAATCTTTGGTTAGCAACAATCAGCCTAATAGACAGCCTGGCTGGCTCTTTGTCCACACTCATGTCCCCATCCGCTGACATCCCAGTGTAGCCAATTAAATCTAGATTGTCCCAAACTCCCTTCAGCAAACTGATCTGCTGATGTCAGATCACAACGGAGCACTGGTGGCCACAACATCTCGCTCATCTTACCACTTATGTGCCTTGCGCTGCATATATTACTGTGCAAGTGAATATTAAAGCATGCAGAGTGGCAAGTGGATAGATGACACGAACTGCAGATGCAGCTTGACAACAAAAGGAAACCATTcccttctaaaaaaaaaatgtgggctAGTGCTTTCATCTGGAAGCAGAGTGCTGCTTTGAAgcctttattttgacaaaaaagaGAATCTGTCCTTTGTAGCCGTGTCCTCTCTAATGTAGTTGGTGGCTGCAGATGCCAGATTAGGTATCTGCTCTCAGTCAGTCGCCATAATCATGAGTGCTATTTAAGAGTAAtgacaggttgttttttttatgccatgTTCGGAAACCAGTCTATGATCACTatggaaactgtgtgtgtgtgtgtctgtgtgtgtgtctgtgtgtgtgtgtttgtttaatctgagcGAGCTAAGCTGCAGCTCCCACAGATTtgtgatattaaaatgtaatcttCAGTCATCTCTAATCTATTAGATCACTGACTGCTCCCCTAGCTGCCCtcatccctgtgtgtgtgtgtgtgtgtgtgtgtgtgtgtgtgtgtgtgtgcttgcatatctgtgtgtgtgtgtgtgtgtgtctgtcccaAGGCAAcactcttttcatctttttatatcACGTCCCCCATACTCCCTCCCACACATATTGAACAGTGCTGTAGTCCAGCAACGTTGTGTTAGAGAGACACCTGGTGGTGGATGTAGGAAATTGCCACCACGTGTGGTTACACACTGAATGTTTTTCCTTCATAAATTATTAGGTTTTCTGTATACTGACTTAAAATAATGGCATTGCCTCTCTACTTTTGATAAATATGAATAGTACTGATACACTTGATTGATCTggctccgctcatacaaaccgtctagttgtaccctcgcctctcgcaaagcgaggtcactctaaactcttctctgtggttgtccccaaatggtggaatgacgTACCAAcagctacaagaacagcaacatccctttctgcctttaaaaaacttgtaaaaacctttctctttcgaggctgcttccctgcctaacaaaactaacaactactctgtgctcctttacacctttgtcagcttatgtcctcctctgtaagtcgctttggataaaagcgtctgctaaatgcaatgtaatgtaatgtaataatctGTAGCACAAATGACTTGTTTTagtctgacaaaacaaacaatttgatgtccaaaacctaaagaaaataacttcatagtgataaatataaataaaatataaatggagAACAGAAAAAACCTGACATATAAGGAGCTGGATGATTTATTCAGGtgatttttcattatttacttaaattattattacttaccATTTCAGTTCTAACATCATTGCATGTTTTGAGGAACAAACACATGATCGTGATTTTGTGGtccaaagtgacattttaaagatgtcCCAAACTCCTAAACACTCAGTTTATATTCATTCCAAAGAGACAAAAGCAACAGTTGAGAAATATAAAAGTTAATAAACCATTTGAAGGATCCGTCATTTATCGATTATTGGATTGACAAGTGTCCCAGTGAGCCAACGTGCACTATACCAGGACCCCCAAAACTGAAGCATCACTTACATCTGTGCATTTCTTGTTGTGATAAAGTCATCTCCTTGCAGGGCAGATATAATTCACTAACAGTGTTTTcaagcaataaaacacattgcCTACATATGTCTATGTGCCTAATTCCACCCAGAAGTGTTTctcaaaatgtttgtatgttgcCATGAGGTTAGACAGGCTTTAACTCCACAGGGATAGTGAAGCAGTTGCTGTAACTGCCAACAGTTGTAGTTGTGGTTTTAACAAGAGGCTCCCTGCTGACACTGTGTGAAACTGTTCTATAGTAAATCATCtgtggcttttaaaaaaaaaactagaaaaacattagaaaacacaaatgtttgcaTATATGTGGTGCATTATTACATAATGGTATGGGCTGAAGTTCATTATTCTGCTTATACCATAGCTGCTCGCCAGTGGTTAAAGAAAAGCAAACCTTCCATGTTGGCACTGTCTTATCTTTGTCAGCCTTATTTGTAGTTTTCcaacaaaacaccacaacagCAACCTCCTTCCACTCTCACTTTAATTTTAGAACGCTATTGAGGCTGTGTGGTTATCTGTAGATAATGCACACTCTACGTCACTCTTACCATCCATCATTACCGCCCTCAGAAACCCTTCCCACCCCCTGCTGAACTCTTTCATCGGTCACATGGGCCTCGGAGGACGTGGCCACTGGGAGACACCACTGAGCTCTGTTCCCCGTCTGCCCAACCACAGTGCCTGTGAGATGGGAGAACTCACGCAGACAGGTAGGCAAGCTGAACTTTCATAGACCAACATGTCGTACCTGTGAACAGTCAGCTTCAAATGTTGCTATTTGCTTCTTGTACTGCGCTTCCAACTCCTGCAGTGTTCTACAAAGTTCTACAAATGAATCTACAAGTCTTGTTTCATGAAGTAGAGCTTCATGTCCTTCATGACGCTCTTTGTTAACACGTTAATCAAGTGTAAAagtcaaacaaaccatctggttTTCATTCTTTTCCAGGTGTGGTTCAGCACCTGCGCAACGGGCAACTCCTCCATCAAACATACAAGCGCCACAATCTCATTCCGTCCGACTGGTCACCCCGCCAAGTGTGGGTTGAGACCACAGGTAAGAGCCGCACTCTGCAGAGCGGACTGGCCTTCCTCTACGGTTTGCTCCCGGACTTTGATTGGACCAAACTGACCGTGCGTCACCAGTGGAGCACGCTGTTCTGTGGCTCTGCATGCGACTGCCCTGCCAGGAACAGATACctggaggaagagcagagaaGGCAGTATCGGCTCAGAGTGAGTGATACCGAACTTGAGAGGACTTATGCCGATATGGCACGGACTTTGGGGCTGCCCACCCGCCAGCTCCGAGCAGCAAACCCTATAGACTCCCTGCTGTGCCACCTGTGCCACGGCATTTCTTTCCCATGCACTACCGTGGGAGATAGTGGCACCAAGGGATGTCTGACAATGGCACAGTTTGCTGTGATTCGTCGACAGCAGCTCGATGATGAGGTGGAGCGGAGAAGAGTGGGGCTGTACCGTAAATACGCTGTCCTGGCCATGCACCCTTACCTCAACCGAACTGCCACCAAGATGGAGAGGGTTGCCAAGGACAATGAGGCTGGCCGACAGCCTCGTGCAGGGGGCGAGGAGGTTTTCACCCTCTCTTCAGCCCACGATGTTACCATGGCCCCATTGCTGAGCGCCCTGGGACTAGAGGAGGCCCGCTTTCCACGTTTCGCAGCAAGAGTTGTCTTTGAACTGTGGAAGAGTCCCCCAGCGACGCAAGGACAGCCAAAGAAGAAAGCTGGCAAAGGTGTAAAAGCGAAAGACGGGGAACTGTTTATCAGGGTGCTGTACAACGGCAACGATGTGACATTTCACACCACCTTCTGTCGCTCCCACAACCTCAGCGCCAGTCAGCCCCTCTGCCCTCTCAAGAACTTCCTGTCTTTTGTCAGGAGGGACATGTTCAGTGTTGTCAATGCCACTTCTTACCAGGAGGCCTGCTACAGGCGCCCTGGttgacagatggacagatggagaggagggtgaATGAGTGCAAAGTTGGCAGATGGTTgtacttttcctgttttttttcttcttcttcttcttcgtttgtttttgtttgtttttagttattttccttttttgaagACTGCGCACATTTATGCTGCTCATAATATCTTAGTTccacatatttttaaaaaatagccCTTGACTTTCCTGAGCACACAGTGCTGAGAATTCTGTTTTTGAATACTGTCTGTTTTCTCCAGCATATCTGTAAAAGATGAGTAATTCAAGAGAAGTTGTCTGGCACTTGGCCACTTTATTCCTACATTCCAAAATACCATGGACTTGTGACATTCCAGTATTCCCAAATGCTTGCAAGAAAAGGGAATATTGAAGCTGTATGAATCCTTCCTGTAAAATATGTTGTGTATAATAAATCTTTTCAATGAAAAATACACTTTGGGATAGTTCGGCCCACATTACTCAGTACTGATGAGTACAGATAACATTTTGgggtgttttaatgtttattcattGCAGTAGTCTACCTGTTTAATGATGGGGTTCTATTCTTCTTTGACACTACTACTTTGTTTTTTAGTAAAATAGTAAATTTGACAGCGGTactttgaaagttttttttttcttcttacattAATTTACAAGTACAGAACATCTGTTTATATTAATTGGTGATATAAATGACATTCCACTTATTGTTTTTTGTAGGAAACTGAATTTAATAAACGGTTCATTATGCAGAgcagacatttcatttcaatcagTTGTGACTGGTTTGCTAAGGAATGGTTGGTTGACATTATgacttttatattattataccaCTAGATGGCGCATTAGATCCACAAAGCCCATTCAAAcccagtctgctgctgctgccatcagTTATCCACTTTGTCATCGGTGTTCTGCGGGCACAGCACATAGTCAATACATATCTATGAATGTAAAAACCTTGAGTGCCTGCccccccaaccaccaccaccactagaCAAGTCATGTGTCATCATCATTAGGAACATAATACAACGCTGACAAGATATCAATTGTACAGCTCATTTTCAAAAGTGCCTCAGCGTTCTCGCGCTGCCCCCCCCTTTCAGAAATCTCAGAATCAGGAGAGTATTGACtggaaaaaatgtaataacaaGAGTGAGATGGGTAAATTACATTTGCAGTATATGGACATTATATTTGTCCTGGCAGAGGCTATCTGCTAGTGAGTAAATGGTTACACAATTGAAGCTGTAGACAGATTACAAATGTCATCTGCTGGAGCACgagttttcattttgttacatTGACAGCAGGCATGGCAGAATTTTCACAAGCTGTGGATTTAAGGAGCTTTTACATAGTGTAACTTGCATTTCGTGGATTCATTGTTCGACGGGACTGAGGCTAAAATTGTAAGCATGGAAATATTTGAACCACAGTGAATTAAAAATCACATTCCCTCCTGTTGCTGAGTCACACCCTGAACTTCAGCTCACATCTCAATAAGTCGATGCAAATTTATTCCCAAACTTTCTCCGGTCACATCCAAACCTTCTCTGGGGCCAATCCCCGTGTTATGCCATGACGTCAGGGTTGTTAATGATAGGAGCTAACCTTCCACGGCCGAACTGATTCCTACCCCTCTTGTCCTGCCTTCTCCCACCAACGACTTCCCCCTCCAAGCCCTAACACCCCTCTGCCACCCACGCCTCTGATGTCATCCCGCCACACCGAGGTGGAGCAGCAATTTTCTCCCGCCACAACTCACTCAATCTTTGATGTTGTTACGCTGCCTTCGGCTTTGGcttatatatctgtgtgtgtgtgtgtgtgtgtgtgtgagtgagagagagagaggagaagac encodes the following:
- the pxylp1 gene encoding 2-phosphoxylose phosphatase 1 isoform X2; this translates as MLARNRFLLLVVVGGAVLAIISLSLQFLNLMPTTPIVEERPFQAADGGAGVALGKSRKRVFPVPHTQEPNPISEAYGYCNIPNHTEQAWEGHSPADYKLLSVQVMIRHGDRYPLYSIPKTKRPAIDCTLSVNRNPSHPLLNSFIGHMGLGGRGHWETPLSSVPRLPNHSACEMGELTQTGVVQHLRNGQLLHQTYKRHNLIPSDWSPRQVWVETTGKSRTLQSGLAFLYGLLPDFDWTKLTVRHQWSTLFCGSACDCPARNRYLEEEQRRQYRLRVSDTELERTYADMARTLGLPTRQLRAANPIDSLLCHLCHGISFPCTTVGDSGTKGCLTMAQFAVIRRQQLDDEVERRRVGLYRKYAVLAMHPYLNRTATKMERVAKDNEAGRQPRAGGEEVFTLSSAHDVTMAPLLSALGLEEARFPRFAARVVFELWKSPPATQGQPKKKAGKGVKAKDGELFIRVLYNGNDVTFHTTFCRSHNLSASQPLCPLKNFLSFVRRDMFSVVNATSYQEACYRRPG
- the pxylp1 gene encoding 2-phosphoxylose phosphatase 1 isoform X1, encoding MSSSVCGCTSSYRTVIKMVSAAAAQLLIFIISVNLMPTTPIVEERPFQAADGGAGVALGKSRKRVFPVPHTQEPNPISEAYGYCNIPNHTEQAWEGHSPADYKLLSVQVMIRHGDRYPLYSIPKTKRPAIDCTLSVNRNPSHPLLNSFIGHMGLGGRGHWETPLSSVPRLPNHSACEMGELTQTGVVQHLRNGQLLHQTYKRHNLIPSDWSPRQVWVETTGKSRTLQSGLAFLYGLLPDFDWTKLTVRHQWSTLFCGSACDCPARNRYLEEEQRRQYRLRVSDTELERTYADMARTLGLPTRQLRAANPIDSLLCHLCHGISFPCTTVGDSGTKGCLTMAQFAVIRRQQLDDEVERRRVGLYRKYAVLAMHPYLNRTATKMERVAKDNEAGRQPRAGGEEVFTLSSAHDVTMAPLLSALGLEEARFPRFAARVVFELWKSPPATQGQPKKKAGKGVKAKDGELFIRVLYNGNDVTFHTTFCRSHNLSASQPLCPLKNFLSFVRRDMFSVVNATSYQEACYRRPG